In the Pseudomonas sp. DTU_2021_1001937_2_SI_NGA_ILE_001 genome, one interval contains:
- a CDS encoding LysR family transcriptional regulator has translation MSARTLSETAIRYFLQVVNSGSISEAASRLHVVPSAVSRQISRLENELGSPLLERQSRGVALSPAGELLAAYARRTLLDAEQVSQEIAALRDQSEALISIACTEGFASHCLPRAIAGFRQRGANSCFRIDVATAAEVTRRVREGEVDIGFSFSLGAAKGISVAYSQPAPVLALVAPQHELAGQGSLALHEVVRHPLALPGPHTTIRQLLDLYSSREGINYRSILDTDHLESLLNFCMAGHAITFCGELFARERLQTGQLIALEVPELRGSERSIEIQTLARRPLSGPLQSFIDYIQGVLPGDT, from the coding sequence ATGAGCGCCCGAACCCTCAGTGAAACCGCGATCCGCTACTTCCTCCAGGTGGTCAACAGCGGCTCGATCAGCGAGGCCGCCAGCCGCCTGCATGTGGTGCCTTCGGCGGTCAGCCGGCAGATCAGTCGCCTGGAAAATGAACTGGGCTCGCCCTTGCTCGAACGTCAGTCGCGCGGCGTTGCCCTGAGCCCGGCGGGTGAGCTGCTGGCCGCCTACGCACGCCGCACCCTGCTGGATGCCGAACAGGTCAGCCAGGAAATCGCCGCGTTGCGTGACCAGTCTGAAGCGCTGATCAGCATCGCTTGCACCGAGGGCTTTGCGTCGCACTGCCTGCCACGGGCCATCGCTGGGTTTCGTCAGCGCGGTGCCAACAGCTGTTTTCGCATCGACGTGGCCACGGCCGCAGAGGTGACGCGCAGGGTCCGCGAGGGCGAAGTGGATATCGGCTTTTCCTTCAGCCTGGGCGCAGCCAAGGGCATCAGCGTGGCGTACAGCCAGCCGGCGCCGGTGCTGGCCCTGGTCGCGCCACAGCATGAATTGGCAGGACAAGGCAGCCTGGCACTGCATGAGGTGGTCAGGCACCCCCTTGCACTGCCCGGCCCGCACACCACCATCCGCCAGTTGCTCGACCTGTACAGCAGCCGTGAAGGCATCAACTACCGCAGCATCCTCGACACCGACCACCTGGAGAGCCTGCTCAACTTCTGCATGGCTGGCCACGCCATCACCTTCTGCGGTGAGCTGTTCGCCCGTGAACGCCTGCAGACCGGCCAACTGATCGCCCTGGAAGTCCCCGAGCTGCGCGGCAGTGAACGTTCCATCGAAATCCAGACCCTGGCCCGGCGCCCGCTGAGCGGGCCGCTGCAGTCGTTCATCGACTACATCCAGGGCGTGTTGCCCGGCGACACCTGA
- a CDS encoding amidase has product MRNAQDLLENSAVELKRLIDTRELSPVELLEACIDRIESLNPKINAFCATSFDRARDEAVASERAIAKGQQRGLLDGLPIGIKDLEETAGLLTTYGSPLYRGNVPEQDNELVRRLRAAGAIVVGKTNVPEMGAGANTRNPVWGATGNPFDPALNAGGSSGGSAAALAVDMVPLCSGSDTGGSLRIPAAKCGVVGLRTSPGLVPSERKLLGWTPISVVGPMGRNVEDTWLQLAATTGLAQGDPLSYACEMPARLTGQADLSQLRVGYTEDFGVCEVDDGIRQVFRDKIAALKSVFAVCEPVDIDMPEAHRCFDVLRAEAFVGSLQAAYEKDPDALGPNPRANYEMGAKLTLKDCVWAGAEQTRIFRRFQQLFSRYDLILSPTTPVSPFPWAEPYLSAVNGVALENYYRWLALTYVVTLATNPALSMPMGRDHRGMPFGMQVIGRFRGDLELLIAARALEAHCEQDPALRRPRPDLEALRATQVDLRSPVTHPPLDTPVASSAGLSAV; this is encoded by the coding sequence ATGCGCAATGCCCAAGACCTGCTGGAAAACAGCGCCGTCGAACTCAAGCGACTGATCGACACGCGGGAGCTGTCGCCGGTCGAACTGCTCGAGGCCTGCATCGACCGCATCGAAAGCCTCAACCCGAAGATCAACGCCTTTTGCGCCACCTCGTTCGACCGTGCCCGCGACGAAGCCGTGGCCAGCGAGCGAGCCATCGCCAAGGGCCAGCAGCGCGGCCTGCTCGATGGCCTGCCGATCGGCATCAAGGACCTGGAAGAGACCGCTGGCCTGCTGACCACCTACGGCTCGCCGCTGTATCGCGGCAACGTGCCCGAGCAGGACAACGAACTGGTGCGCCGCCTGCGCGCCGCCGGGGCCATAGTGGTGGGCAAGACCAACGTGCCGGAGATGGGCGCCGGGGCCAACACCCGCAACCCGGTCTGGGGCGCCACCGGCAACCCCTTCGACCCGGCCCTGAATGCCGGCGGTTCGTCCGGCGGCTCGGCGGCGGCCCTGGCGGTGGACATGGTGCCGCTGTGCAGCGGCTCGGACACCGGTGGCTCGCTGCGCATTCCCGCTGCCAAATGCGGCGTGGTGGGCCTGCGCACCTCCCCCGGCCTGGTACCCAGCGAGCGCAAGCTGCTGGGCTGGACACCGATCTCGGTGGTCGGCCCGATGGGCCGTAATGTCGAGGACACCTGGCTGCAGCTGGCGGCCACCACCGGGTTGGCACAGGGTGACCCATTGAGCTACGCCTGCGAAATGCCGGCCCGGTTGACCGGCCAGGCCGACCTCTCGCAACTGCGGGTCGGCTACACCGAAGACTTCGGCGTGTGCGAGGTCGACGACGGCATCCGCCAGGTGTTCCGCGACAAGATCGCCGCGCTGAAATCGGTGTTCGCCGTCTGCGAGCCGGTGGACATCGACATGCCCGAGGCGCACCGCTGCTTCGACGTACTGCGCGCTGAAGCCTTCGTCGGCAGCCTGCAGGCCGCCTACGAGAAAGACCCGGACGCGCTCGGCCCCAACCCCCGCGCCAACTACGAGATGGGCGCCAAACTGACTCTGAAGGACTGCGTGTGGGCCGGTGCCGAGCAGACGCGCATCTTCCGCCGCTTCCAGCAGCTGTTCAGCCGCTACGACCTGATCCTTTCGCCGACCACGCCGGTCTCGCCCTTCCCTTGGGCCGAGCCTTATCTCAGCGCAGTCAACGGCGTGGCGCTGGAGAACTATTACCGCTGGCTGGCCCTGACCTACGTGGTGACCCTGGCCACCAACCCGGCGCTGTCGATGCCCATGGGCCGCGACCATCGCGGCATGCCATTCGGCATGCAGGTGATCGGGCGCTTCCGGGGCGACCTGGAACTGCTGATCGCCGCCCGTGCCCTGGAGGCGCATTGCGAACAGGACCCCGCCCTGCGCCGCCCCCGGCCAGATCTGGAAGCCCTGCGCGCCACCCAGGTCGACCTGCGCAGCCCAGTCACCCACCCGCCGCTGGACACGCCGGTAGCGAGCAGCGCCGGCCTGTCGGCGGTCTGA
- a CDS encoding MFS transporter, with the protein MKTNNALHKSLFVFALLYLGYVISYIDRAAISLALSHIGEDFHLGAGELGVVLSAFYLGYAVMQIPGGWLADRFGAKWVVVVSIALWSVFTLMTGLAWSLASLLVIRFLFGLGEGSYPSAAVKGVAELYTRADRPKMTSLLISSNYTGSFAAPLIITPLLVWLGWRDVFLAIGVAGILFALGFAWLVKRPEAYGNYQSHVASGSAGKVDAKVLLRMPLLWKIVLVWFSLGLVNKGLDAWMPMYLLTARGLDLKTVGMLVPLPFITASIASAMGGWLMTRYFDGREKLLMTASCALTGLFLYGMYQSQSTTEVITYQAIVYFFKSFVFATAFALPTKILAQRLVGTGIGMVNFGGQVAGFVSPMVIGFLVAHYGTYESAFLFLLCATVAATLISLSISDRKVLAVQQANMHEA; encoded by the coding sequence ATGAAAACCAATAACGCGTTGCACAAGTCTCTCTTCGTCTTTGCCCTGCTGTACCTGGGCTACGTCATTTCCTATATCGACCGCGCCGCCATCTCCCTGGCCCTGTCGCACATCGGCGAAGACTTCCACCTGGGCGCCGGGGAGCTGGGCGTGGTGCTCAGCGCGTTCTACCTGGGTTATGCCGTGATGCAGATTCCTGGCGGCTGGCTGGCCGACCGCTTCGGCGCCAAATGGGTGGTGGTGGTCTCCATCGCGCTGTGGTCGGTGTTCACACTGATGACCGGCCTGGCCTGGTCACTGGCCTCGTTACTGGTGATCCGCTTCCTGTTCGGCCTGGGCGAAGGCAGCTATCCGTCGGCAGCGGTCAAGGGTGTGGCCGAGCTGTACACCCGCGCCGACCGGCCGAAGATGACCAGCCTGCTCATCTCTTCCAACTACACCGGCAGTTTCGCCGCACCGCTGATCATCACCCCGCTGCTGGTCTGGCTGGGCTGGCGTGACGTGTTCCTGGCCATCGGTGTGGCCGGCATCCTGTTTGCCCTCGGCTTCGCCTGGCTGGTCAAGCGCCCCGAGGCCTATGGCAACTACCAGTCGCACGTGGCCAGCGGCAGCGCCGGCAAGGTCGACGCCAAGGTGCTGCTGCGCATGCCACTGCTGTGGAAGATCGTACTGGTGTGGTTCTCCCTCGGCCTGGTCAACAAGGGGCTGGACGCCTGGATGCCGATGTACCTGCTCACCGCCCGCGGCCTGGACCTGAAGACCGTCGGCATGCTGGTGCCTCTGCCCTTCATCACCGCGAGCATCGCCTCGGCGATGGGCGGCTGGCTGATGACCCGCTACTTCGATGGTCGGGAAAAACTGCTGATGACCGCCAGTTGCGCGCTCACCGGCCTGTTTCTCTACGGCATGTACCAGTCGCAGAGCACCACCGAGGTCATCACTTATCAAGCCATCGTGTACTTCTTCAAATCCTTCGTGTTCGCCACCGCCTTCGCCCTGCCCACCAAGATACTCGCCCAGCGCCTGGTCGGTACCGGCATCGGCATGGTCAACTTCGGCGGCCAGGTGGCGGGCTTCGTCTCGCCGATGGTCATCGGTTTTCTGGTGGCACACTACGGCACCTACGAATCCGCCTTCCTGTTCCTGCTCTGCGCCACGGTGGCGGCCACCCTGATCAGCCTGTCGATCAGCGACCGCAAGGTGTTGGCTGTACAGCAGGCCAACATGCATGAAGCATGA
- the aceE gene encoding pyruvate dehydrogenase (acetyl-transferring), homodimeric type: protein MAQRSPHLDADPQETREWLDSIASVVEAEGRPRAHFLIDQLLDFDVSLHGDFHGRVTTPYVNTITPDRQLPYPGDLDMEARLNAYIRWNALAMVLRAGKHSGVGGHIATYASAAVLYDVGFDHFFRGRTERFAGDMVYIQGHSSPGIYGRAYVEGRLSEEQLDNFRRETDRDGISSYPHPRLMPDFWQFPTVSMGLGPITAAYQARFMRYLENRGLKEHQGRKVWAFLGDGEMDQPESLAAISLAGREKLDNIIFVVNCNLQRLDGPVRGNAKVIQEFESLYRAAGWNVIKVVWGSGWDALLEKDKSGLLRQRMMECVDGDYQTYKAQNGAYVREHFFGKYPELLELVADLSDEQIWKLSRGGHDPLKVYNAYAAAMRHKGRPTVILAKTVKGFGMGEAGEGQNINHQLKKMGAEAVKAFRDRFGLQIDDAQLGDMPYLRPAMDSPEARYLQSRRDSLGGQVPARHAQVEPLAIPPLSALEAQLKGTGERTISTTMAFVRILSTLLKDPNVGRLVVPIVPDESRTFGMENLFRQVGIHSHVGQLYTPQDAGTLSYYKESRDGQIMQEGLNESGATSSWIAASTSYANHGVMTLPFYIFYSMFGFQRVGDLLWAAGDARARGFLLGATSGRTTLMGEGLQHDDGHSHVMSATVPCCISYDPTYSYELAVIIHDGMRRMFVEQQDVYYYVTVLNENYQHPDMPEGSEQGILKGLYRLPVERAAQGTRHVQLMGSGSILPEVLAAGDILERDYGVSSEVWSATSLTEVRREAQAVERWNLLHPLEEPQVPYVRQVLDGHPGPVVVATDYMKIHADQIRPWLGDRRFVALGTDGFGQSDTREALRRHFEVDRQFIVLAALKALADDGVIERAVVAQALTDLGIDAGKTDPASV from the coding sequence ATGGCGCAACGCTCCCCACACCTCGATGCCGACCCCCAGGAAACCCGCGAATGGCTCGACTCGATCGCCTCGGTGGTCGAGGCCGAGGGCCGTCCGCGCGCGCATTTTCTGATCGACCAGCTGCTGGATTTCGATGTCTCGCTGCACGGTGATTTTCATGGTCGGGTGACCACGCCCTATGTCAATACCATCACTCCGGATCGACAATTGCCTTACCCCGGCGACCTGGACATGGAAGCGCGCCTGAACGCCTACATTCGCTGGAACGCCCTGGCCATGGTGCTGCGGGCTGGCAAGCACTCTGGCGTCGGCGGGCATATCGCCACCTACGCCTCGGCGGCGGTGCTCTACGACGTCGGCTTCGATCATTTCTTCCGTGGCCGCACCGAGCGCTTCGCCGGCGACATGGTCTACATCCAGGGGCATTCCTCGCCGGGCATCTATGGCCGCGCCTACGTGGAGGGTCGGCTGAGTGAAGAGCAGCTCGACAACTTCCGCCGCGAGACCGACCGCGACGGCATTTCCTCCTATCCGCACCCACGCCTGATGCCGGACTTCTGGCAGTTTCCCACCGTGTCCATGGGGCTGGGGCCGATCACTGCCGCGTATCAGGCGCGCTTCATGCGCTACTTGGAGAACCGTGGCCTGAAGGAACATCAGGGCCGCAAGGTGTGGGCTTTCCTCGGTGACGGCGAGATGGACCAGCCCGAGTCGCTGGCAGCCATTTCCCTGGCCGGGCGCGAAAAGCTCGACAACATCATCTTCGTGGTCAACTGCAACCTGCAGCGCCTCGACGGGCCGGTGCGCGGCAATGCCAAGGTGATCCAGGAGTTCGAGAGCCTGTACCGCGCCGCCGGCTGGAACGTCATCAAGGTGGTCTGGGGCAGCGGCTGGGACGCATTGCTGGAGAAGGACAAGAGCGGTCTGTTGCGCCAGCGCATGATGGAGTGCGTCGACGGCGACTACCAGACCTACAAGGCGCAGAACGGCGCCTATGTGCGTGAGCACTTCTTCGGCAAGTACCCGGAGCTGCTGGAGCTGGTCGCCGACCTGAGCGACGAGCAGATCTGGAAGCTGTCGCGCGGCGGGCACGACCCACTGAAGGTCTACAACGCCTATGCGGCGGCGATGCGCCACAAAGGCCGGCCGACCGTGATCCTCGCCAAGACCGTCAAGGGCTTCGGCATGGGCGAGGCCGGCGAGGGGCAGAATATCAACCACCAGCTGAAGAAAATGGGGGCCGAGGCGGTGAAGGCCTTCCGTGACCGCTTCGGCCTGCAGATCGACGACGCGCAACTGGGCGACATGCCCTACCTGCGTCCGGCAATGGACAGCCCGGAAGCCCGTTACCTGCAATCGCGCCGTGACAGCCTCGGGGGCCAGGTGCCGGCCCGCCATGCGCAGGTCGAGCCGTTGGCAATACCGCCGCTGTCGGCGCTGGAGGCGCAGCTCAAGGGCACCGGCGAACGCACCATTTCCACCACCATGGCGTTCGTGCGCATTCTCAGCACCCTGCTCAAAGACCCTAACGTCGGGCGCCTGGTGGTGCCCATCGTGCCGGACGAATCGCGCACCTTCGGCATGGAGAACCTGTTCCGTCAGGTGGGTATTCATTCCCATGTCGGCCAGCTCTACACCCCGCAGGACGCCGGCACGCTGTCGTACTACAAGGAGAGCCGCGACGGGCAGATCATGCAGGAGGGTCTCAACGAGTCCGGCGCGACGTCCTCGTGGATCGCCGCCAGCACCTCGTACGCCAACCACGGCGTGATGACGTTGCCGTTCTACATCTTCTATTCGATGTTCGGCTTCCAGCGCGTCGGCGACCTGCTGTGGGCGGCCGGGGATGCCCGCGCCAGGGGCTTTCTGCTTGGCGCCACCTCGGGGCGTACCACGCTGATGGGCGAGGGCCTGCAGCATGACGACGGGCACAGCCATGTGATGTCCGCCACGGTGCCGTGCTGCATCTCCTACGACCCGACCTATTCCTACGAGCTGGCGGTGATCATCCACGACGGCATGCGGCGCATGTTCGTCGAACAGCAGGACGTCTACTACTACGTCACCGTGCTCAACGAGAACTATCAGCACCCGGACATGCCCGAGGGCTCAGAGCAGGGGATTCTCAAAGGGCTGTACCGTCTGCCGGTGGAGCGCGCCGCGCAGGGCACGCGGCATGTGCAACTGATGGGCAGCGGGTCGATCCTGCCCGAGGTGCTGGCGGCGGGCGATATTCTCGAACGCGACTATGGCGTCAGCAGCGAGGTGTGGAGCGCCACCAGCCTCACTGAAGTGCGCCGCGAGGCCCAGGCCGTGGAGCGCTGGAACCTGCTGCACCCGCTGGAAGAACCGCAGGTGCCGTATGTGCGCCAGGTGCTCGACGGGCATCCCGGGCCAGTGGTGGTGGCCACCGACTACATGAAGATTCACGCCGACCAGATCCGCCCCTGGCTGGGCGACCGCCGCTTCGTGGCGCTGGGCACCGACGGCTTCGGCCAGTCCGACACCCGCGAGGCGTTGCGCCGGCATTTCGAGGTGGACCGCCAGTTCATCGTGCTGGCGGCGCTCAAGGCGCTGGCCGACGACGGCGTGATCGAGCGCGCAGTGGTGGCCCAGGCCTTGACCGACCTGGGCATCGACGCCGGCAAGACCGACCCGGCCAGTGTCTGA
- a CDS encoding transketolase-like TK C-terminal-containing protein — protein MKTHPQQPVPATGQLVETCLQRFDKALASGAGQRCSPLAAVGEVLRSFQGVSARHGPRVINDHPADLQSQVPISAWPLWFAEAQEAERPLFYLTRSPTSAHLSMLSRQIGERGIVFNDIESSPSRWAKGAHPWLPLWLAGNRQCLPFDPACGAEALAIVVGALRSLYVEGRPGFCYLTLHDQIPSVAGPYVDLHGAWLGLYRVNPPAPSAPLRLLGAGRMLDEVREAARLLAEDWGVACELWSCPSYTRLARDAERAGQRSHLLGCLGQGDRPVLAVTGYAQFVAAQIGAHLPGPFRALGADSLAPGQRLDRHWVAYSALQMLVDSGHLPVSCLAEALQCYRLN, from the coding sequence ATGAAGACGCACCCTCAACAGCCCGTTCCGGCCACCGGTCAGTTGGTCGAAACGTGTCTCCAGCGTTTCGACAAGGCCCTGGCCAGCGGCGCCGGGCAACGCTGTTCGCCGTTGGCGGCAGTCGGCGAGGTGCTGCGAAGTTTCCAGGGGGTGTCCGCTCGGCACGGGCCGAGGGTGATCAACGACCATCCCGCCGACTTGCAAAGCCAGGTGCCGATCAGTGCCTGGCCGTTGTGGTTCGCCGAGGCGCAAGAGGCCGAGCGGCCGTTGTTCTACCTGACCCGTTCGCCGACCTCCGCGCATCTGTCGATGTTGAGTCGGCAGATCGGTGAGCGGGGCATCGTGTTCAATGACATCGAGTCTTCGCCGTCGCGCTGGGCCAAGGGGGCACACCCGTGGTTGCCGCTGTGGCTGGCGGGCAACCGGCAGTGTTTGCCGTTCGACCCGGCCTGTGGCGCAGAGGCGCTGGCAATCGTGGTCGGCGCCTTGCGATCGTTGTACGTGGAGGGGCGGCCGGGTTTCTGTTACCTGACCTTGCATGACCAGATCCCAAGCGTCGCCGGCCCGTATGTAGACCTGCACGGAGCCTGGCTGGGGCTTTACCGTGTGAATCCGCCAGCGCCCAGCGCGCCGCTGCGCCTGCTCGGTGCCGGGCGCATGCTGGATGAGGTGCGTGAGGCGGCGCGGCTGCTGGCAGAGGATTGGGGCGTGGCCTGTGAACTGTGGAGCTGCCCGAGCTATACGCGCCTGGCCCGGGATGCCGAGAGGGCAGGGCAGCGCAGCCATCTGCTCGGCTGTCTGGGACAGGGCGACAGGCCAGTGCTGGCGGTGACGGGGTATGCGCAGTTCGTTGCGGCGCAGATTGGCGCGCACCTGCCGGGGCCGTTCCGGGCACTGGGGGCGGACAGTCTCGCGCCGGGGCAGCGCCTGGATCGACACTGGGTGGCCTACAGCGCCCTGCAGATGCTGGTCGATAGCGGGCACTTGCCGGTCAGTTGCCTGGCCGAGGCGCTGCAGTGCTACCGCCTCAACTGA
- a CDS encoding MarR family winged helix-turn-helix transcriptional regulator, whose amino-acid sequence MATPPPDLWFNFIRAHRSLIREIERRLADEKLPPYAWYDALWGIESGPDGTRRMHELADVLAIERYNLTRLVDRLEKEHLVQRVKVADDGRAALACITDSGRALRQRMWKVYKQAVDELFLAEFDEAQQRVFAEALENAMHNARRGAHE is encoded by the coding sequence ATGGCCACGCCGCCCCCTGATCTCTGGTTCAACTTCATTCGCGCCCACCGCAGCCTCATCCGCGAAATCGAACGCCGCCTGGCCGACGAAAAACTGCCGCCCTACGCCTGGTACGACGCGCTGTGGGGTATCGAAAGTGGCCCGGATGGCACCCGGCGCATGCACGAACTGGCCGACGTACTGGCCATCGAACGATACAACCTCACTCGCCTGGTCGACCGCCTGGAGAAGGAACATCTGGTCCAGCGGGTCAAGGTGGCCGATGACGGCCGTGCCGCCCTGGCGTGCATCACCGACAGTGGCCGGGCACTGCGCCAGCGCATGTGGAAGGTCTACAAGCAGGCGGTGGACGAGCTGTTCCTCGCCGAATTCGATGAGGCGCAGCAGCGGGTGTTCGCCGAAGCGCTGGAAAACGCCATGCACAATGCCCGCCGGGGTGCGCACGAATAG
- a CDS encoding GNAT family N-acetyltransferase produces the protein MFTITRLENPPPESIKNQIMQMVIDYVTDIGMVGILPSNPLYPLYQYGVGFEVNRYQEAMDGSLGLAVELIVALDGEDPTQVIGFLLYLPYEDDPQACAVAYMAVRAGWRRHGVARGMLAVMLQRYPHAELACFASKVPCFEALGFQVLGARGPQVLMNTRDHASNGRLAVLDVEPIYRSEEVRQIHAYLLNRHGRRAMVDAEKSRDRHMDRLARQADALVVDRLGDGVLNPERRPLRLV, from the coding sequence ATGTTCACCATCACCCGCCTGGAAAACCCGCCGCCCGAGTCGATCAAGAACCAGATCATGCAGATGGTCATCGACTACGTGACCGATATCGGCATGGTCGGCATCCTGCCCAGCAATCCCCTGTACCCGCTGTACCAGTACGGCGTCGGCTTCGAGGTCAACCGCTACCAGGAGGCCATGGACGGCTCGCTGGGGCTGGCCGTGGAACTGATCGTGGCCCTGGACGGCGAAGACCCGACGCAGGTGATCGGCTTTCTGCTTTACCTGCCCTATGAAGACGACCCGCAGGCCTGCGCCGTGGCCTACATGGCCGTGCGCGCCGGCTGGCGTCGGCATGGTGTGGCGCGCGGCATGCTCGCTGTCATGTTGCAGCGCTACCCGCACGCGGAACTGGCCTGCTTCGCCAGCAAGGTGCCGTGTTTCGAAGCCCTGGGCTTTCAGGTGCTCGGCGCACGCGGGCCGCAGGTGCTGATGAACACCCGCGACCATGCCTCCAACGGGCGCCTGGCGGTGCTCGATGTGGAACCCATCTACCGCAGCGAGGAAGTACGGCAGATCCACGCCTACCTGCTCAACCGCCACGGGCGGCGGGCCATGGTTGATGCCGAGAAGAGCCGTGACCGGCACATGGACCGCCTGGCCCGGCAGGCCGACGCGCTGGTGGTCGACCGTCTGGGCGATGGAGTGCTCAACCCCGAGCGGCGCCCGCTGCGCCTGGTCTGA
- the dsdA gene encoding D-serine ammonia-lyase has protein sequence MDTTVHGKPLQDWLAAYPLLAPLLRLEPLSWFNPAIAPLAEALHDIPLGATDVDQASARLQRFAPFLAAAFPEVAASGGIIESELREIPAFASVLSERYSLRTAPRLLLKMDSHLPISGSVKARGGIYEVLFHAEQLALQAGLLSLDDDYRKLAEPELQALFARHKIAVGSTGNLGLSIGIASARLGFETTVHMSADARQWKKDKLRAHGVRVVEYAGDYGQAVEQGRREAAADPSCHFVDDENSTTLFLGYSVAGARLKAQFEAQGLQVDAKHPLFVYLPCGVGGGPGGIAFGLKLAFGDDVHCIFAEPTESPCMLMGVYTGLHEQLAVQDFGISNRTVADGLAVGRPSGFVGRSLQRMLDGYYTVSDDELMRLLALMQQSEGIALEPSALAGAPGTWHVLQEHQGYRQRLGLDERSMAQATHLIWATGGGMVPAEEMDRYLSRGAALLQG, from the coding sequence ATGGACACCACAGTGCACGGTAAACCGCTGCAAGACTGGCTGGCCGCCTACCCGCTGCTGGCGCCGCTGCTGCGCCTGGAACCACTGAGCTGGTTCAACCCGGCCATCGCGCCACTGGCCGAGGCCCTGCACGACATTCCTCTGGGCGCGACCGACGTGGACCAGGCCAGCGCCCGCCTGCAACGCTTCGCACCGTTCCTGGCCGCAGCCTTCCCGGAAGTCGCCGCCAGCGGCGGCATCATCGAATCCGAGCTGCGCGAGATACCCGCCTTTGCCAGTGTGCTGAGCGAGCGTTACAGCCTGCGCACAGCACCGCGCCTGCTGCTGAAGATGGACAGCCACCTGCCAATCTCAGGTTCCGTGAAAGCCCGTGGCGGCATCTACGAGGTGCTGTTCCACGCCGAGCAACTGGCCCTGCAAGCCGGCCTGCTGAGCCTGGATGACGACTACCGCAAGCTCGCCGAGCCCGAACTGCAGGCGCTGTTCGCCCGGCACAAGATCGCCGTCGGCTCCACCGGCAACCTCGGCCTGTCGATCGGTATCGCCAGCGCACGCCTGGGCTTCGAAACCACGGTGCACATGTCGGCCGATGCCCGGCAATGGAAGAAAGACAAACTGCGCGCCCATGGGGTCAGGGTCGTCGAATACGCTGGCGACTACGGCCAGGCCGTGGAACAGGGCCGCCGTGAAGCGGCCGCCGACCCGAGCTGCCACTTCGTCGATGACGAGAACTCCACGACGCTGTTCCTCGGCTATTCGGTGGCCGGCGCACGCCTCAAGGCACAGTTCGAGGCACAAGGCCTCCAGGTGGATGCCAAGCACCCGCTGTTCGTCTACCTGCCTTGTGGCGTGGGCGGCGGCCCCGGCGGCATTGCCTTCGGCCTCAAGCTAGCGTTCGGTGACGATGTGCATTGCATCTTCGCCGAACCCACCGAATCACCCTGCATGCTGATGGGCGTCTACACCGGCCTGCACGAGCAGCTGGCGGTGCAGGATTTCGGTATCAGCAACCGGACCGTCGCCGACGGCCTGGCCGTGGGCCGCCCCTCCGGCTTCGTCGGGCGCAGCCTGCAACGCATGCTCGATGGCTACTACACGGTCAGCGACGACGAACTGATGCGCCTGCTGGCGCTCATGCAACAGAGCGAAGGCATCGCCCTGGAGCCCTCGGCCCTGGCCGGTGCGCCCGGCACCTGGCATGTGCTGCAGGAGCACCAGGGCTACCGCCAGCGCCTCGGCCTGGACGAACGCAGCATGGCCCAGGCCACCCACCTGATCTGGGCCACCGGCGGCGGCATGGTGCCAGCTGAGGAAATGGACCGTTACCTGAGCCGGGGCGCAGCCCTGCTGCAAGGCTGA
- a CDS encoding transporter substrate-binding domain-containing protein: MRKLLLSLSLLLSQEGIAEPAALRFSVSESWSMPLMHLENHQPTSGILLEIFDSLARQVGRQAEYHVMPRLRIQGALESADIDVRCYIAKSWLGDLRGDYAWSVPILVQRDLLVAAPLTVGPYPEQFDNEVIGTVTGYNYPALQHLFDSHRLVREDARNQEQVLRMLVAGRYNYAISNQLAMDWINRELPPEQRLKVVATVSEQDAACLVRKDPALPVQQILDTLQAMRKSGEIQRIVERYAPRR, from the coding sequence ATGCGCAAGTTACTGCTGAGCCTGTCGCTGCTGCTGAGCCAGGAAGGCATCGCCGAACCGGCTGCGCTGCGCTTCTCGGTGTCGGAAAGCTGGTCGATGCCGCTGATGCACCTGGAAAACCACCAGCCGACCAGCGGCATCCTCCTGGAAATCTTCGACAGCCTGGCGCGCCAGGTCGGTCGCCAGGCCGAGTACCACGTCATGCCCCGCCTGCGCATCCAGGGTGCGCTGGAGAGCGCGGACATCGACGTGCGCTGCTACATCGCCAAGTCCTGGCTGGGCGACCTGCGCGGTGACTACGCCTGGAGCGTGCCGATCCTGGTGCAGCGCGACCTGCTGGTGGCGGCACCGCTGACCGTCGGCCCCTACCCCGAGCAGTTCGACAACGAGGTGATCGGCACCGTCACCGGTTACAACTACCCTGCCTTGCAGCACCTGTTCGATAGCCACCGCCTGGTACGCGAAGACGCCCGCAACCAGGAGCAGGTGCTGCGCATGCTGGTGGCGGGCCGCTACAACTATGCAATCAGCAACCAGCTGGCGATGGACTGGATCAACCGGGAGCTGCCACCCGAACAGCGCCTCAAGGTAGTCGCCACGGTCAGTGAACAGGACGCCGCGTGTCTGGTGCGCAAGGACCCTGCCCTGCCGGTGCAGCAGATTCTCGACACCCTGCAGGCCATGCGCAAATCAGGCGAGATCCAGCGCATCGTCGAGCGCTACGCTCCCCGCCGCTGA